From a region of the Corallococcus macrosporus genome:
- a CDS encoding NADH-quinone oxidoreductase subunit A produces MTTPLAPYLPMAVVLLLAGVMGMIIPQVTTRLGPKRPSSTKSAPFEAGSESSGPARQRFAVKFYVIALLFIVFDVEAVFLYPWAVNFQALGWFGYVEMLVFASTLVVGLIYVWKKGALDWES; encoded by the coding sequence ATGACTACACCCCTCGCCCCGTACCTGCCGATGGCGGTGGTGCTCCTGCTGGCCGGTGTCATGGGGATGATCATCCCCCAGGTCACCACCCGGCTGGGCCCCAAGCGCCCGAGCAGCACCAAGTCGGCTCCCTTCGAAGCAGGCTCCGAGTCGAGCGGTCCCGCTCGCCAGCGCTTCGCCGTGAAGTTCTACGTCATCGCGCTGCTCTTCATCGTGTTCGACGTGGAAGCGGTGTTCCTGTACCCCTGGGCGGTGAACTTCCAGGCGCTCGGCTGGTTCGGCTACGTGGAGATGCTGGTTTTCGCGTCGACCCTGGTCGTGGGCCTTATCTATGTCTGGAAGAAGGGCGCTCTCGACTGGGAGAGCTGA
- a CDS encoding methyl-accepting chemotaxis protein yields the protein MWGRLTLRMQVAIAVLLPCLAVVFFSGVYFPARQQAAGMEVLAGRAVTLGTLVVRHPSLALPDASPDSRVRREELFSQVDSGGFTLNFQELSRADGTVLAVRGRVPEGLTQPPMPRAGECSVARLPDEVVVRCESDGRLYRAGFGTQEVKAALAATEGYSLMGYLGAAVLGLGLAVIISRAIADPVSRVTQVAREVARGDVFRGELDVSAAGEVRQMATSFNEMLGTLRATVMELVTRTEQLSSASRGLMGASADQEHVISQQAAYAQQIAATFEELSRTAEQISSSTEVVESSARRTHDAVAEAMAVVAQVVGGINDIRTESKGVADAIVGLNKDLQQVSKIAQVINQVAERSDLLALNAALEGTKAGDVGRGFSLVAAEMRKLAENVSASARDIARIVEKVQDSGEEAASKARVGMATSDRGVEVAEQASAVFLRIVELARGTSEAARQITIATRQQRQSSEQAVQGARNVADLVKQGVDATGRTTRIAQDLQSVAEGLTAVTSRFKAQPRS from the coding sequence ATGTGGGGCCGGCTGACCTTGCGGATGCAGGTGGCGATCGCGGTGCTGCTCCCGTGCCTCGCGGTGGTGTTCTTCAGCGGGGTGTACTTCCCCGCCCGCCAGCAGGCCGCGGGCATGGAGGTCCTGGCCGGGCGGGCCGTGACGCTGGGCACGCTGGTGGTGCGGCACCCCTCGCTCGCGCTGCCGGACGCCTCGCCGGACTCGCGCGTGCGGCGCGAGGAGCTCTTCTCCCAGGTGGACTCCGGCGGCTTCACGCTGAACTTCCAGGAGCTGAGCCGCGCGGACGGCACGGTGCTGGCGGTGCGGGGCCGGGTGCCGGAAGGGCTGACCCAGCCGCCCATGCCCCGGGCGGGGGAGTGCTCGGTGGCCCGGTTGCCGGATGAGGTGGTGGTGCGCTGCGAGAGCGATGGCCGCCTGTACCGCGCGGGCTTCGGCACCCAGGAGGTGAAGGCGGCGCTGGCGGCGACCGAGGGCTATTCGCTGATGGGCTACCTCGGCGCCGCGGTGCTGGGCCTGGGGCTGGCGGTCATCATCAGCCGCGCCATCGCGGACCCCGTGTCGCGCGTCACGCAGGTGGCGCGCGAGGTGGCCCGGGGCGACGTGTTCCGGGGCGAGCTGGACGTGTCCGCCGCCGGTGAGGTGCGGCAGATGGCCACCTCCTTCAACGAGATGCTGGGCACGCTGCGCGCCACCGTCATGGAGCTCGTCACGCGCACCGAGCAGCTCTCCAGCGCGTCGCGCGGCCTGATGGGCGCCTCCGCGGATCAGGAGCACGTCATCAGCCAGCAGGCGGCGTACGCGCAGCAGATCGCCGCCACGTTCGAGGAGCTGTCCCGCACCGCCGAGCAGATCTCCTCCTCCACGGAGGTGGTGGAGTCCAGCGCGCGGCGCACCCACGACGCCGTCGCGGAGGCCATGGCGGTGGTGGCCCAGGTGGTGGGCGGCATCAACGACATCCGCACGGAGTCCAAGGGCGTGGCGGACGCCATCGTGGGGCTGAACAAGGACCTGCAGCAGGTGTCGAAGATCGCCCAGGTCATCAACCAGGTGGCGGAGCGCAGCGACCTTTTGGCGCTCAACGCGGCGCTGGAGGGCACCAAGGCGGGCGACGTGGGCCGGGGCTTCTCCCTGGTGGCCGCGGAGATGCGCAAGCTGGCGGAGAACGTGTCCGCGTCCGCGCGCGACATCGCCCGCATCGTGGAGAAGGTGCAGGACTCCGGCGAGGAGGCCGCGTCCAAGGCCCGCGTGGGCATGGCGACGAGCGACCGGGGCGTGGAGGTGGCCGAGCAGGCCTCCGCCGTCTTCCTGCGCATCGTGGAGCTGGCGCGCGGTACCAGCGAGGCGGCGCGGCAGATCACCATCGCCACCCGCCAGCAGCGTCAGTCCAGCGAGCAGGCCGTGCAGGGCGCTCGCAACGTGGCGGACCTGGTGAAGCAGGGCGTGGACGCCACCGGCCGCACCACGCGCATCGCCCAGGACCTCCAGTCCGTGGCGGAAGGGCTCACCGCCGTCACGAGCCGCTTCAAGGCCCAGCCGCGGTCCTGA